One window from the genome of Marinobacter sp. LV10R510-11A encodes:
- the pseI gene encoding pseudaminic acid synthase: MSEPKIVIAGRVISRNHSPYIIAELSANHNGKLETALKIISEAAKAGADAVKLQTYRPDTITLDSDAEEFKIKGGLWDGRTLYELYEEAHMPWEWHKPLFEHAYEVGIPIFSSPFDNTAVDLLEDLNAPAYKIASFEAVDLSLIRYVAATGKPMIISTGMADAEEIEEAITAARDGGCKELAILHCVSGYPAPAEDYNLHTIPDMMERFGLVTGLSDHTLDNTTAIASVVLGASIIEKHFTLDRNGGGPDDSFSLEPADLAALCRDSKTAWKSLGKVDYGRKSSEKGNAQFRRSLYFVKDMKAGEIITSDCVRSVRPGHGLAPKELMNIIGAKVMEDINANTAVQTKLIKKIDL, translated from the coding sequence ATGAGTGAACCGAAAATTGTAATCGCCGGTCGGGTGATTTCCCGAAATCATTCGCCCTATATCATTGCTGAACTTTCAGCCAATCATAACGGCAAGCTGGAAACGGCACTGAAAATCATCAGCGAAGCTGCTAAAGCTGGCGCGGATGCAGTGAAGCTTCAAACCTACCGCCCGGACACCATTACCCTGGATTCCGATGCAGAGGAATTCAAAATCAAGGGCGGCCTTTGGGATGGTCGTACTCTTTATGAGCTTTATGAGGAGGCTCATATGCCATGGGAATGGCACAAGCCCCTATTTGAGCATGCGTATGAAGTCGGCATTCCGATTTTTAGCTCACCTTTCGACAATACCGCCGTAGATTTACTCGAAGACCTGAACGCCCCAGCATACAAAATCGCCTCGTTCGAAGCGGTCGATCTTTCTCTTATCCGCTACGTGGCAGCTACCGGCAAGCCAATGATCATCTCCACGGGTATGGCAGATGCAGAAGAAATTGAAGAAGCCATCACGGCAGCGCGGGACGGTGGATGTAAAGAATTGGCGATACTCCACTGTGTAAGTGGATACCCGGCCCCAGCGGAGGACTACAATCTCCACACCATACCAGACATGATGGAGCGCTTTGGGTTGGTGACAGGGTTGTCTGATCACACACTGGATAACACCACAGCCATCGCAAGTGTGGTTTTGGGTGCATCAATTATTGAAAAGCACTTTACCCTAGACAGAAACGGTGGTGGGCCAGATGATAGTTTTTCGTTAGAGCCTGCGGATCTAGCCGCGTTGTGCCGGGATAGCAAAACCGCTTGGAAGTCATTAGGCAAAGTAGACTACGGACGAAAGTCGAGCGAAAAAGGGAACGCTCAGTTCCGTCGCTCATTGTATTTCGTGAAAGATATGAAGGCGGGCGAGATAATAACGTCTGATTGCGTTAGGAGTGTGAGGCCTGGTCACGGATTGGCTCCGAAAGAGCTTATGAATATAATCGGAGCCAAAGTCATGGAGGATATTAACGCCAACACCGCCGTTCAAACAAAACTGATCAAAAAAATAGATTTATAG
- the pseH gene encoding UDP-4-amino-4,6-dideoxy-N-acetyl-beta-L-altrosamine N-acetyltransferase, whose amino-acid sequence MTDEYRLRTMTEGDLEQVLEWRNHPEVRRYMYTTHEISLDEHRKWFAGASINPAIDLMIYEKDGEGLGFINFTRTRCPEVADWGFYLTPHAPKGTGRSLGNHALAIAFRTLGLHKVCGQALGFNERSIAFHKAQGFTKEGNLRDQHFDGKEFHDVACFGLLKHEWQTKVEGLNNE is encoded by the coding sequence ATGACCGACGAATACAGACTTCGAACTATGACTGAAGGGGATCTCGAGCAAGTGTTGGAATGGCGCAATCATCCAGAGGTTCGTCGTTACATGTACACCACTCATGAGATTAGCCTGGATGAACACCGTAAGTGGTTTGCCGGGGCAAGTATTAACCCGGCCATAGATCTAATGATTTATGAAAAGGATGGGGAAGGCCTGGGGTTTATTAATTTCACCAGAACGCGATGCCCGGAAGTGGCAGACTGGGGATTCTACCTTACTCCTCATGCCCCGAAAGGCACAGGTCGATCACTGGGTAATCATGCGTTGGCCATAGCGTTCAGAACACTGGGTCTGCACAAGGTTTGCGGCCAAGCACTTGGCTTCAACGAGCGGTCGATAGCGTTTCACAAAGCGCAGGGCTTCACCAAAGAAGGAAATCTTCGAGATCAACACTTTGATGGTAAAGAATTTCATGATGTTGCGTGCTTTGGTCTGTTGAAGCATGAGTGGCAAACAAAGGTTGAGGGTTTGAATAATGAGTGA
- a CDS encoding DUF3413 domain-containing protein encodes MQIKQPSPDAGLRSNWASWFIFANGLLCLLVGLRFLPWMTVPDTATAAYVALLLPGQFLLLAWLAGLPLLAFSLILPKQSLSVIAVIYSSLGIALLLIDTVIYSLYRFHLSGFVLELAMGAGTEIFSFSWKLWATSLGIFVAILFVESLLAALIWRKSPKAQWLGTGFAIMLFMQLGAHGWHAWADANYDSQITGITRHVPLYYGATAKRFMSRHELIDQNKARKNETAQSLARTTSAGALNYPTEPLTCKQPARALNVLLIVIDGARWDMLAPEWTPNIYQFTKNSLIFDQHYSNGNATKPGIFTLFYSLPASYWDAFTTAKKPPVAISRMQELGYQMKILSSATLISPAFDKNVFSSIPDIRLHTPGAESWDRDAQITDDWLAFTSTERQTDDPFFGFLFYDTTHNHAVPDDYPVKFQPYWETVNKLALNQDFNPELIKNNYKSTLHLVDNQIGRVLDDLRARKLLNSTVVMITGDHGQEFNEYGMNYWGHGSNFGEYQLRVPMVVHWPGKTSAHIEYRTENFDIAPTLMTEVLGCGASPASTYATGNGMFSERQRDWSIAHSYMEYALLLDDLNIVRTPSGDVDVIGNDMQRITDYTLKPGITKQVLDELSRFYK; translated from the coding sequence ATGCAAATAAAACAACCTTCGCCTGACGCAGGTTTGCGCTCAAACTGGGCTTCATGGTTCATTTTTGCCAATGGTCTTCTATGTCTTCTGGTCGGATTACGCTTCCTCCCTTGGATGACCGTGCCCGATACCGCAACAGCAGCCTATGTGGCGCTGCTTCTACCTGGACAGTTCCTGCTTCTAGCCTGGCTGGCAGGCTTACCGTTGCTCGCTTTCAGCCTGATACTGCCTAAGCAGTCATTATCTGTAATCGCAGTGATCTACAGTAGCCTGGGCATCGCCCTGCTGCTCATTGATACAGTAATTTACTCCCTTTATCGCTTTCATCTTTCTGGCTTCGTACTGGAGCTTGCAATGGGGGCAGGCACAGAGATTTTTTCGTTCTCATGGAAACTGTGGGCCACCTCTCTCGGTATTTTTGTTGCCATACTCTTCGTCGAGAGCCTGCTAGCAGCTTTGATTTGGAGAAAAAGCCCCAAAGCGCAATGGTTGGGGACCGGATTTGCCATCATGTTGTTTATGCAGCTGGGCGCACACGGTTGGCACGCTTGGGCGGATGCGAACTACGACAGCCAGATAACCGGTATTACCCGGCATGTCCCGCTTTACTACGGGGCCACTGCCAAACGGTTTATGAGCCGGCACGAACTGATAGATCAAAATAAAGCCCGGAAAAACGAGACTGCTCAGTCACTAGCGCGAACAACTTCCGCGGGAGCTCTGAATTACCCCACTGAACCGCTAACGTGCAAGCAGCCGGCGCGCGCCCTCAATGTTCTACTGATTGTAATTGATGGGGCTCGATGGGATATGCTCGCGCCTGAATGGACACCCAATATCTATCAATTCACCAAAAATAGCCTCATATTCGATCAGCACTATAGTAACGGGAACGCTACCAAACCCGGCATTTTTACACTTTTCTACTCCCTGCCAGCCAGTTACTGGGACGCATTTACTACTGCAAAAAAACCACCCGTCGCGATCAGTCGGATGCAAGAACTTGGTTATCAAATGAAGATTTTGAGTTCGGCAACGCTCATCAGCCCCGCTTTTGACAAGAATGTTTTCTCATCCATTCCCGACATAAGGCTGCATACGCCCGGTGCTGAATCCTGGGACAGAGATGCTCAGATCACCGATGATTGGCTAGCGTTTACAAGCACCGAACGCCAAACGGACGATCCGTTTTTCGGGTTCCTTTTTTATGACACCACCCACAATCACGCCGTCCCTGATGATTATCCCGTAAAGTTCCAGCCCTATTGGGAAACGGTCAACAAGCTTGCACTTAACCAAGACTTTAATCCGGAACTCATCAAGAACAACTACAAATCGACTCTGCATTTGGTTGATAACCAAATCGGCCGAGTACTCGATGACCTGAGGGCCCGCAAGTTGCTGAACAGCACAGTCGTCATGATCACCGGCGACCACGGTCAGGAGTTTAACGAATACGGAATGAATTATTGGGGACATGGGAGTAATTTTGGCGAGTACCAATTGCGAGTACCCATGGTGGTACACTGGCCGGGGAAAACCAGTGCGCACATCGAGTACCGCACTGAGAACTTTGACATTGCCCCAACCCTAATGACTGAGGTTTTGGGCTGCGGGGCGTCGCCAGCCAGCACTTACGCAACAGGCAACGGTATGTTTAGCGAACGCCAAAGAGACTGGAGCATTGCCCACAGTTATATGGAATACGCCCTGCTTCTGGATGACCTGAACATCGTGAGAACCCCCTCCGGAGACGTCGACGTAATCGGCAACGATATGCAACGGATAACGGACTACACATTGAAACCCGGCATTACAAAACAGGTTCTCGATGAACTGTCCAGATTCTACAAATAG
- a CDS encoding O-antigen ligase family protein, which yields MSHLKIFFKTYDHWIASTREWILLLTFFTLPLSKSAPLILVFLFTVLWFIELSKNKLAQLKTNNLSIILIIFYLIHPLSLLWSNNINFGIQRSLDYVWILFIAIAISQYKGGKFRPYLSSFVAGASIHAMFFYLGYFDIFNILNSTINDPAISGNRNTYGPLIAIASISMIYLTITGTWIRFYKFSGLFLALLLLITVLLNTSRTGHAVLITLNLTSIFYISVLKKKRLLGAVGIAVFLSTIFVSVQFSDGLQTRISQAANDIYLYEANPLTSTGVRISFYQNTIELQLERSFTEQVIGSGVGDYVNDFNAFIEKKQETLPGLRKSKEDAQGWNRFRDLHSQFLMNLLKFGYVGILLIMALTILLYNQQKKNRAFIITGFFISVFLALIVNSLSQSAMETRGLAPTYFLILGMFFTNLHKKEKIHG from the coding sequence ATGAGCCACCTGAAAATTTTTTTTAAAACCTATGACCACTGGATAGCCAGCACTCGGGAATGGATTTTATTACTTACGTTTTTCACGCTACCATTATCAAAGAGTGCTCCGCTTATTCTTGTTTTTTTATTTACCGTTTTGTGGTTCATTGAGCTTTCAAAAAACAAACTGGCCCAGCTAAAAACAAACAATCTTAGTATCATATTAATAATTTTTTATCTTATACACCCATTATCACTCCTTTGGAGTAATAACATCAACTTCGGCATACAACGCTCCTTAGACTATGTCTGGATTTTATTTATTGCCATTGCGATTTCACAGTATAAAGGTGGAAAGTTTAGACCTTACCTTTCAAGCTTCGTTGCCGGTGCATCTATTCACGCGATGTTTTTCTACTTAGGATATTTCGACATTTTTAATATCTTAAATTCAACTATTAACGACCCTGCCATAAGTGGTAACAGGAACACGTATGGACCACTTATTGCCATAGCAAGCATCTCGATGATCTATCTGACAATAACAGGTACCTGGATCAGGTTTTATAAATTTTCGGGATTATTTCTGGCTTTATTACTTTTAATAACGGTACTTCTAAACACATCTCGGACAGGACATGCTGTACTAATAACCCTTAATTTAACCAGCATTTTTTACATTTCCGTCTTGAAGAAAAAAAGGCTATTAGGTGCGGTTGGCATTGCAGTTTTCCTCTCAACGATATTTGTGTCAGTCCAGTTTAGTGACGGCCTTCAGACGCGCATCTCTCAAGCAGCCAATGACATATACCTCTATGAAGCCAACCCATTAACCTCTACGGGAGTTCGAATAAGTTTTTATCAAAACACTATCGAGTTGCAATTGGAAAGATCTTTCACGGAACAGGTCATAGGCAGCGGAGTAGGTGACTATGTGAATGACTTCAATGCATTCATTGAAAAAAAACAAGAGACCTTACCCGGCTTAAGGAAAAGCAAAGAAGACGCTCAAGGATGGAATCGGTTTAGAGACCTTCACAGTCAATTCTTAATGAACCTTTTAAAATTCGGCTACGTTGGCATTCTCCTAATCATGGCCTTAACAATACTGCTCTATAATCAGCAGAAAAAAAATAGAGCTTTTATTATAACAGGATTTTTTATCAGCGTTTTTTTGGCCTTAATCGTTAACAGCTTATCTCAAAGTGCCATGGAGACAAGAGGGCTGGCCCCAACATACTTTCTAATATTAGGAATGTTTTTCACCAACCTTCATAAGAAAGAAAAAATTCATGGATAA
- a CDS encoding ELM1/GtrOC1 family putative glycosyltransferase, translating to MTKLRVLILSDGVPGHVNQARGLVHWLSKHRELVCTEQQVSLRARPAARLLLPYALKVRGFGTAVGAAFYRSNGVEGARPDLIVSAGGNTSFLNIALARKWSVPNIFLGSKRRLHSNDFSAHLTLEPTREPHNIVMDLVPTGTSLSDQRHRGWVLRGSLQVEPRQPLYSLIVGGDGVGFVYDEAAWGHIGKLVGQLSKRDNCRWLVTTSRRTGYAGEQLLRRALPQPLLADSVWWSEEPRRVMNSYLGASDAVFVTADSMTMVNEAIASQKPTVVLEPENAKPSERHQTALQRFQKAGYCKVHRLGSGTPSLPTNANNDGHASDLVLSQLEKLIPCLQRPR from the coding sequence GTGACTAAGTTGAGGGTATTGATTTTATCTGATGGTGTTCCCGGCCACGTCAATCAGGCGCGGGGTCTGGTGCATTGGTTGTCGAAGCATCGCGAACTTGTTTGCACGGAGCAACAGGTCAGCTTACGTGCCAGACCTGCGGCTCGCCTTTTGTTGCCTTATGCGCTCAAGGTGCGCGGCTTTGGCACTGCCGTTGGAGCGGCTTTTTACCGAAGCAATGGTGTTGAGGGTGCACGGCCGGATTTGATCGTTTCCGCTGGCGGTAACACCTCGTTCCTTAATATTGCGCTGGCGCGAAAGTGGTCGGTGCCGAATATTTTTCTGGGCTCCAAACGTAGGCTGCATTCGAATGACTTTTCTGCGCATTTAACTCTCGAACCAACCCGGGAGCCTCACAACATCGTTATGGATCTGGTTCCAACTGGAACAAGCTTGAGCGATCAGAGGCATAGAGGGTGGGTTCTGCGTGGTAGCTTGCAGGTAGAGCCTCGGCAACCGCTTTACAGCCTTATTGTTGGCGGTGATGGCGTTGGTTTTGTTTATGATGAAGCCGCGTGGGGGCATATTGGTAAGCTTGTTGGGCAATTATCCAAGCGGGATAATTGCAGGTGGCTTGTTACCACTTCGCGGCGTACTGGCTATGCGGGTGAGCAATTGCTTAGAAGGGCGTTGCCTCAGCCGTTATTGGCAGATTCAGTTTGGTGGAGTGAAGAGCCTAGAAGAGTGATGAATAGTTACCTTGGCGCGTCGGATGCAGTCTTTGTCACGGCGGATAGCATGACAATGGTCAATGAGGCAATTGCGAGCCAAAAGCCAACCGTTGTGCTAGAGCCAGAGAATGCGAAGCCATCTGAGCGACATCAGACAGCGCTTCAGCGTTTTCAGAAGGCTGGCTACTGCAAAGTGCACCGGTTGGGTTCGGGCACGCCCAGCCTACCAACCAACGCCAATAATGATGGTCACGCGAGTGATTTGGTGCTTTCCCAGTTAGAAAAACTGATCCCCTGCCTGCAACGCCCGCGGTGA
- a CDS encoding glycosyltransferase, whose protein sequence is MKVCQVMAGDGDGGLESHFVELSNGLAAYGCEVVAIGHEKYRNRFEPSVKFIPLDLSAGRRNPLLLGRLAWILRQETPDIVHAQANKAVEMLARIRAMVPGHRVGTIHNSKRSTGMFSRMHTVIGVSKGVVSNLSHPDLHVVYNGMNSYSGPAFDRSALALLFDLNPNQPISLSVGRLVPTKAFDNLISAWQPSHGQLIIVGDGAEREKLEGLIRQRGLEQCVKLAGFRSDVRGMMPAADLLVFASHREGFSYALAEALLSGLPVLSTKVPGAEEVLPPEYLVECDNVEALSGSLTRVTQNLEAVRQDQASLFQWAQQALAVDHMVAETYSIYRQVMSPK, encoded by the coding sequence ATGAAAGTATGTCAGGTTATGGCCGGAGATGGAGACGGTGGGCTTGAGAGTCATTTTGTGGAGCTTAGCAACGGTTTGGCGGCGTATGGCTGTGAAGTTGTCGCCATAGGCCATGAAAAATACAGAAACCGCTTTGAGCCGTCCGTGAAGTTTATTCCGCTCGACCTCAGCGCGGGGCGTCGCAATCCACTTCTTTTAGGGCGTCTCGCCTGGATTCTGCGGCAAGAAACTCCGGATATTGTCCATGCCCAGGCTAACAAGGCTGTTGAGATGCTGGCGCGTATCCGGGCGATGGTGCCCGGGCATAGGGTTGGTACTATTCATAACAGCAAGCGTTCGACGGGGATGTTCTCTCGGATGCACACGGTGATAGGTGTTAGCAAAGGAGTGGTCTCAAACCTGTCGCATCCGGATTTGCACGTTGTTTATAACGGTATGAATTCTTATTCCGGGCCTGCATTTGATCGAAGCGCCCTGGCTCTGCTCTTCGACCTAAACCCAAATCAGCCAATATCTCTGTCGGTCGGTCGGTTGGTGCCCACCAAGGCATTTGATAATCTTATTTCAGCGTGGCAGCCCAGCCATGGACAGTTAATTATTGTTGGAGACGGGGCTGAGCGAGAAAAGTTGGAGGGGCTGATTCGTCAGCGTGGCTTGGAGCAGTGCGTTAAGTTGGCAGGCTTCAGGTCTGATGTCCGGGGAATGATGCCGGCAGCCGATCTGCTTGTTTTCGCCTCTCATCGTGAGGGTTTTAGTTATGCTTTGGCAGAGGCCTTGCTCAGTGGTTTGCCGGTATTGTCTACGAAAGTACCGGGTGCTGAGGAGGTGCTGCCGCCGGAGTATTTGGTTGAATGCGACAATGTTGAGGCGCTTAGTGGCAGCCTCACCCGCGTGACTCAGAATCTTGAGGCGGTCAGGCAGGATCAGGCTTCCCTGTTCCAATGGGCTCAGCAGGCACTCGCGGTAGATCACATGGTCGCAGAAACTTACAGTATCTATCGACAGGTAATGAGCCCCAAGTGA
- a CDS encoding mannose-1-phosphate guanylyltransferase/mannose-6-phosphate isomerase, with translation MIHPVIMAGGTGSRLWPLSRQLNPKQFLKLTDSPLSMLQSTVARLDGMDVHEPLLICNEEHRFLAAEQMRQSSHEDSCIILEPCGRNTAPAIALAALQLCENADGDDPLMLVLAADHLIKDVQAFQAGVAKAVPLAKGGKLVTFGIVPHQPETGYGYIHRGNELAADCYSVDGFVEKPGIQTAEAYLASGEYLWNSGMFLFGARQYLTELELHRPDILSACRAAMTDTSADFHFIRVNSELFSKCPSESVDYAVMEKTDHAAVVALDAGWSDIGSWSALWDVSDKDSNGNSLGGDVVAHQTRNTLVRSTNRLVATLGVDDLVIIETKDAVLVAHKDSVQDVKAVVEKICNDGRHEHMNHREVYRPWGIYDSIDKGPRYQVKRITVKPGAKLSVQMHHHRAEHWIVVSGTARVTNGEETYLVTENQSTYIPIGQVHSLENPGVIDLELIEVQSGSYIGEDDIVRYEDRYGRK, from the coding sequence ATGATTCATCCCGTCATTATGGCTGGCGGCACCGGCTCTCGACTTTGGCCGCTGTCACGACAACTGAATCCAAAGCAATTTCTCAAACTGACAGACAGCCCGCTTTCGATGCTGCAATCGACAGTGGCCAGGCTTGACGGAATGGATGTACATGAGCCGCTCCTGATCTGCAATGAAGAGCACCGTTTCTTGGCTGCGGAACAAATGCGCCAATCTAGCCACGAGGATAGCTGCATTATCCTTGAACCCTGCGGTCGCAATACCGCTCCGGCTATTGCATTGGCAGCACTTCAGCTATGCGAGAACGCCGATGGCGATGACCCACTTATGCTGGTGCTTGCTGCTGATCACCTGATCAAAGATGTGCAGGCGTTTCAGGCAGGCGTGGCTAAGGCTGTACCTTTGGCAAAGGGAGGCAAGCTTGTCACCTTCGGCATCGTTCCCCACCAACCCGAAACCGGGTACGGCTATATACACCGGGGTAATGAACTCGCCGCGGATTGTTACTCCGTTGATGGCTTTGTGGAAAAGCCCGGCATTCAGACTGCCGAAGCTTACCTTGCATCCGGCGAGTACCTTTGGAACAGCGGTATGTTCCTGTTTGGAGCGCGGCAATACCTGACAGAGCTGGAGCTACACCGCCCTGACATTCTCTCTGCCTGCCGCGCAGCAATGACGGACACCAGTGCAGACTTTCACTTTATCCGAGTGAATTCGGAGCTGTTCTCTAAATGCCCGTCTGAGTCTGTGGATTATGCAGTCATGGAAAAAACCGATCATGCTGCGGTTGTGGCTCTGGACGCCGGGTGGAGCGACATCGGATCTTGGTCCGCCCTTTGGGATGTCAGCGACAAAGACTCGAATGGAAACAGCCTCGGCGGCGATGTGGTTGCTCACCAAACTCGCAACACGCTTGTTCGCTCAACTAACCGCCTTGTTGCGACGCTTGGTGTCGATGATCTTGTAATAATCGAAACCAAGGATGCCGTTCTTGTTGCCCACAAGGACAGCGTGCAGGATGTAAAAGCTGTGGTTGAGAAAATCTGCAATGATGGCCGACACGAGCACATGAATCATCGCGAAGTCTATCGCCCATGGGGTATATACGACTCCATAGACAAGGGCCCGCGCTACCAAGTAAAACGAATCACCGTAAAGCCCGGTGCCAAGCTTTCCGTTCAGATGCACCACCATCGCGCTGAGCATTGGATTGTAGTAAGTGGCACCGCAAGAGTGACCAACGGTGAAGAAACCTATCTGGTCACAGAAAATCAGTCCACATACATCCCGATAGGACAGGTGCACTCTCTGGAAAACCCAGGCGTTATTGATCTGGAACTAATTGAAGTGCAATCAGGCTCGTATATTGGTGAGGATGATATTGTTAGATACGAAGACCGGTACGGTAGAAAATAA